In Bombus huntii isolate Logan2020A chromosome 3, iyBomHunt1.1, whole genome shotgun sequence, a single genomic region encodes these proteins:
- the LOC126864221 gene encoding breast cancer anti-estrogen resistance protein 3 homolog isoform X1 — translation MGKTASKLKSRRSQSIAWSFRFPSMGTLQNLGASGRRRKRNGISSSTSCKELHQKRHTIHLQPEAIIHKEPSFIVTPPSPEDPTEENRRSSEVKVEEAEEEVANGREDCDACESAAKRVDNSNDYSNLPMDPPEESTRKLLERELRLLDPRDLRSHAWYHGSTLRGGRKGAEAEVPNDGDFLVRDCASQPGNYVLTVRWKGQPLHFVINRVVIQPETVYERAQYQFEDEAFDTVADLITFYVGSGRPISQASGARIITPKPRCVPLTCVAGPTNSQHCSSPSSSSLSTGSPPRLPRKQQRSHSLTAQHHPSDQHDSRQTSNQQAAPHGPVQSSTLPRVPPIQNQPPSCSLSLGRQKITRVTSDPALQQQQQPTLQPSSLNHQNSHGTAPPKPPRLPYAPNHQHHAHHHHHHHHHHHQGYQASGSDSGNGSGDSEFETNNSGGASNPSSSAPIKGVVIRSHYNTSNDGTNGNNGNEYELSAEEQLVVAAPSLEITTALDIEGFTTLLLPAGEHRPLDPTALRGVSGMLHDSAPRVLASHLTKIDLELALQPGSGNRNGLSGIELATLPHGRQARMDLIERSECLKLVVAVTVLAGATAIERAATISKWIKVAIDTKTALGNLYGFCGVMLGLCLPQIQRLANTWHLLRQKHTDEAFNFEAKLRPTLRAMNECTNPQAPNTTLPHLLPIALLGERGPEDILGTVAPSGLAAAILSPWENSAPDCGLSIVWSHLESARKMAENLPLFRRNAEIVLEGSRSDELLSDAFRTEFHIKFLWGSRGATVAPEERHLKFTQVLDAMFDKCSSTEVAA, via the exons GCATAGCATGGAGCTTCCGGTTTCCATCTATGGGCACCCTACAAAACCTAGGCGCCAGTGGCCGTCGTCGAAAGAGAAACGGCATATCATCTTCAACCTCTTGTAAGGAACTCCATCAGAAGCGACACACGATCCACCTACAGCCGGAAGCAATTATTCATAAGGAGCCATCATTCATTGTGACACCACCGTCGCCGGAAGATCCGACCGAGGAGAACAGAAG GTCGTCGGAGGTAAAGGtcgaggaggcggaggaggaGGTGGCGAACGGAAGGGAGGACTGCGACGCGTGCGAATCCGCTGCGAAAAGGGTTGACAACAGTAACGACTATTCCAATCTACCAATG GATCCACCCGAGGAGTCGACTCGAAAACTTCTGGAGCGAGAACTTCGTCTTCTGGATCCCAGAGATTTAAGATCGCACGCTTGGTATCATGGTAGTACTCTTCGAGGTGGTCGAAAGGGCGCTGAAGCGGAAGTACCGAACGACGGTGACTTCCTGGTCCGGGATTGTGCCTCCCAGCCCGGAAACTACGTCCTTACGGTCCGATGGAAAGGGCAACCCCTTCATTTCGTCATCAACAGG GTAGTAATTCAGCCAGAGACAGTCTACGAAAGGGCCCAATACCAGTTCGAGGACGAAGCGTTTGACACGGTAGCCGATCTGATAACTTTCTACGTGGGCAGCGGCCGTCCGATAAGTCAAGCGAGTGGCGCTCGCATAATCACTCCAAAACCAAGATGCGTTCCTCTAACCTGCGTAGCAGGACCAACAAACAGCCAACACTGTTCTAGCCCTTCCTCCTCGTCCCTATCGACCGGATCTCCGCCTCGCCTACCTCGAAAACAACAACGAAGTCACTCTCTAACCGCTCAACATCATCCATCTGATCAACACGATAGTCGTCAAACATCGAATCAACAAGCAGCACCCCATGGACCGGTCCAATCGAGCACTCTACCACGAGTTCCACCTATTCAGAACCAACCACCATCGTGTTCCTTATCTCTGGGTCGTCAGAAGATCACCAGGGTGACTTCCGACCCGGCTCtccaacaacagcaacagccaACTCTTCAACCATCGAGTTTGAATCATCAAAATTCACATGGTACCGCCCCGCCAAAGCCACCAAGGCTGCCATACGCCCCTAATCACCAGCATCACGctcatcaccatcatcatcatcaccaTCACCATCATCAAGGTTACCAAGCGTCAGGAAGCGACAGCGGAAACGGATCTGGAGACAGTGAGTTCGAAACGAACAATTCAGGCGGCGCCAGTAATCCGTCTTCCTCTGCTCCTATCAAAGGAGTCGTGATTAGAAGTCATTATAACACCAGTAATGATGGTACCAATGGGAACAATGGCAACGAGTATGAATTATCCGCAGAAGAGCAGCTAGTTGTGGCTGCACCGTCTTTAGAAATCACGACAGCTTTGGATATCGAAGGATTTACGACCCTGTTATTGCCAGCTGGCGAGCATAGACCTCTAGATCCTACAGCTTTAAGAGGAGTGTCTGGAATGTTGCACGACTCGGCACCAAGAGTCTTGGCGTCTCATCTAACGAAGATCGACCTGGAATTGGCTCTTCAACCTGGATCTGGGAATAGAAATGGGCTGAGTGGTATCGAATTAGCCACTCTGCCGCATGGTCGACAAGCCAGGATGGATTTGATCGAAAGATCCGAGTGTCTGAAACTTGTGGTGGCAGTGACTGTGCTGGCTGGAGCCACTGCCATCGAAAGAGCAGCTACGATCAGCAAGTGGATCAAAGTCGCCATAGATACAAAGACAGCTCTGGGGAATTTGTATGGATTCTGTGGCGTGATGCTTGGTCTGTGTCTGCCTCAGATACAGAGGTTGGCGAACACGTGGCATTTGTTGAGACAGAAACATACCGACGAAGCTTTTAATTTTGAAGCGAAGCTCAGGCCTACGCTTCGTGCTATGAACGAGTGCACGAACCCACAGGCACCGAATACTACGCTCCCACATCTGTTGCCCATCGCTTTGCTCGGTGAACGAGGTCCTGAAGATATTCTTG GGACCGTTGCCCCATCAGGTCTAGCAGCGGCAATTCTATCGCCTTGGGAGAATTCAGCCCCAGACTGTGGCCTATCCATCGTTTGGTCTCACTTGGAATCAGCTCGAAAAATGGCAGAGAATCTCCCATTATTCCGTAGAAACGCGGAAATCGTTCTCGAGGGCTCGAGAAGCGATGAGTTACTATCTGACGCGTTTCGAACGGagtttcatataaaattcCTGTGGGGAAGCCGAGGGGCCACCGTAGCACCGGAAGAGAGGCATTTAAAATTCACGCAAGTGTTAGACGCGATGTTCGACAAGTGTTCATCGACGGAAGTGGCGGCCTAA
- the LOC126864221 gene encoding breast cancer anti-estrogen resistance protein 3 homolog isoform X2, with protein sequence MRHHGSSEVKVEEAEEEVANGREDCDACESAAKRVDNSNDYSNLPMDPPEESTRKLLERELRLLDPRDLRSHAWYHGSTLRGGRKGAEAEVPNDGDFLVRDCASQPGNYVLTVRWKGQPLHFVINRVVIQPETVYERAQYQFEDEAFDTVADLITFYVGSGRPISQASGARIITPKPRCVPLTCVAGPTNSQHCSSPSSSSLSTGSPPRLPRKQQRSHSLTAQHHPSDQHDSRQTSNQQAAPHGPVQSSTLPRVPPIQNQPPSCSLSLGRQKITRVTSDPALQQQQQPTLQPSSLNHQNSHGTAPPKPPRLPYAPNHQHHAHHHHHHHHHHHQGYQASGSDSGNGSGDSEFETNNSGGASNPSSSAPIKGVVIRSHYNTSNDGTNGNNGNEYELSAEEQLVVAAPSLEITTALDIEGFTTLLLPAGEHRPLDPTALRGVSGMLHDSAPRVLASHLTKIDLELALQPGSGNRNGLSGIELATLPHGRQARMDLIERSECLKLVVAVTVLAGATAIERAATISKWIKVAIDTKTALGNLYGFCGVMLGLCLPQIQRLANTWHLLRQKHTDEAFNFEAKLRPTLRAMNECTNPQAPNTTLPHLLPIALLGERGPEDILGTVAPSGLAAAILSPWENSAPDCGLSIVWSHLESARKMAENLPLFRRNAEIVLEGSRSDELLSDAFRTEFHIKFLWGSRGATVAPEERHLKFTQVLDAMFDKCSSTEVAA encoded by the exons ATGAGACACCATGG GTCGTCGGAGGTAAAGGtcgaggaggcggaggaggaGGTGGCGAACGGAAGGGAGGACTGCGACGCGTGCGAATCCGCTGCGAAAAGGGTTGACAACAGTAACGACTATTCCAATCTACCAATG GATCCACCCGAGGAGTCGACTCGAAAACTTCTGGAGCGAGAACTTCGTCTTCTGGATCCCAGAGATTTAAGATCGCACGCTTGGTATCATGGTAGTACTCTTCGAGGTGGTCGAAAGGGCGCTGAAGCGGAAGTACCGAACGACGGTGACTTCCTGGTCCGGGATTGTGCCTCCCAGCCCGGAAACTACGTCCTTACGGTCCGATGGAAAGGGCAACCCCTTCATTTCGTCATCAACAGG GTAGTAATTCAGCCAGAGACAGTCTACGAAAGGGCCCAATACCAGTTCGAGGACGAAGCGTTTGACACGGTAGCCGATCTGATAACTTTCTACGTGGGCAGCGGCCGTCCGATAAGTCAAGCGAGTGGCGCTCGCATAATCACTCCAAAACCAAGATGCGTTCCTCTAACCTGCGTAGCAGGACCAACAAACAGCCAACACTGTTCTAGCCCTTCCTCCTCGTCCCTATCGACCGGATCTCCGCCTCGCCTACCTCGAAAACAACAACGAAGTCACTCTCTAACCGCTCAACATCATCCATCTGATCAACACGATAGTCGTCAAACATCGAATCAACAAGCAGCACCCCATGGACCGGTCCAATCGAGCACTCTACCACGAGTTCCACCTATTCAGAACCAACCACCATCGTGTTCCTTATCTCTGGGTCGTCAGAAGATCACCAGGGTGACTTCCGACCCGGCTCtccaacaacagcaacagccaACTCTTCAACCATCGAGTTTGAATCATCAAAATTCACATGGTACCGCCCCGCCAAAGCCACCAAGGCTGCCATACGCCCCTAATCACCAGCATCACGctcatcaccatcatcatcatcaccaTCACCATCATCAAGGTTACCAAGCGTCAGGAAGCGACAGCGGAAACGGATCTGGAGACAGTGAGTTCGAAACGAACAATTCAGGCGGCGCCAGTAATCCGTCTTCCTCTGCTCCTATCAAAGGAGTCGTGATTAGAAGTCATTATAACACCAGTAATGATGGTACCAATGGGAACAATGGCAACGAGTATGAATTATCCGCAGAAGAGCAGCTAGTTGTGGCTGCACCGTCTTTAGAAATCACGACAGCTTTGGATATCGAAGGATTTACGACCCTGTTATTGCCAGCTGGCGAGCATAGACCTCTAGATCCTACAGCTTTAAGAGGAGTGTCTGGAATGTTGCACGACTCGGCACCAAGAGTCTTGGCGTCTCATCTAACGAAGATCGACCTGGAATTGGCTCTTCAACCTGGATCTGGGAATAGAAATGGGCTGAGTGGTATCGAATTAGCCACTCTGCCGCATGGTCGACAAGCCAGGATGGATTTGATCGAAAGATCCGAGTGTCTGAAACTTGTGGTGGCAGTGACTGTGCTGGCTGGAGCCACTGCCATCGAAAGAGCAGCTACGATCAGCAAGTGGATCAAAGTCGCCATAGATACAAAGACAGCTCTGGGGAATTTGTATGGATTCTGTGGCGTGATGCTTGGTCTGTGTCTGCCTCAGATACAGAGGTTGGCGAACACGTGGCATTTGTTGAGACAGAAACATACCGACGAAGCTTTTAATTTTGAAGCGAAGCTCAGGCCTACGCTTCGTGCTATGAACGAGTGCACGAACCCACAGGCACCGAATACTACGCTCCCACATCTGTTGCCCATCGCTTTGCTCGGTGAACGAGGTCCTGAAGATATTCTTG GGACCGTTGCCCCATCAGGTCTAGCAGCGGCAATTCTATCGCCTTGGGAGAATTCAGCCCCAGACTGTGGCCTATCCATCGTTTGGTCTCACTTGGAATCAGCTCGAAAAATGGCAGAGAATCTCCCATTATTCCGTAGAAACGCGGAAATCGTTCTCGAGGGCTCGAGAAGCGATGAGTTACTATCTGACGCGTTTCGAACGGagtttcatataaaattcCTGTGGGGAAGCCGAGGGGCCACCGTAGCACCGGAAGAGAGGCATTTAAAATTCACGCAAGTGTTAGACGCGATGTTCGACAAGTGTTCATCGACGGAAGTGGCGGCCTAA
- the LOC126864239 gene encoding endoribonuclease LACTB2, with amino-acid sequence MKVLTDLPLVSRLSSRVIRILGCNKGVLTLQGTNTYLVGTGTRRILIDAGEEKSSNEYTKVLREVLEKEKATIQHLLITHHHVDHLGGVNYVLDMLKETDTTGCTSIVWKLPRASNDKNSSKLETQVQWENLKDKQVVEVEGAKLRVEYTPGHASDHACFMLEDEKILFSGDCVLGEGTVIFEDLEIYLASLRKMLGMQAKTIYPGHGPVIEDPETVINYYIKHRLKRENDILGILQQNAKDNTLSEADIAKFLNMNVSKHLWEAVIYSIERHLDKLVKEGKVKGEKGKWQSM; translated from the exons ATGAAAGTTTTAACTGATTTACCGTTAGTATCAAGATTATCTTCGAGAGTCATACGAATTTTAGGATGTAACAAAGGAGTTCTGACATTACAAGGCACAAACACATATCTTGTTGGTACAGGTACTAG ACGCATATTAATAGATGCAGGTGAAGAAAAATCTTCCAATGAGTATACAAAAGTATTGCGTGAAGTcttagaaaaagagaaagcaACTATTCaacatttattaattacacaTCATCACGTTGACCATTTAGGGGGAGTAAATTATGTTTTAGATATGTTAAAAGAAACTGATACCACAGGATGCACCAGTATAGTGTGGAAATTACCAAGAGCTTCTAATGACAAAAACTCCAGTAAACTTGAAACGCAAGTTCAATGggaaaatttaaaagataagCAGGTAGTGGAAGTAGAAGGAGCTAAACTTCGTGTTGAGTATACTCCAGGACATGCATCCGATCATGCTTGCTTTATGCTCGAAGACGAAAAAATACTGTTTAGTGGAGATTGTGTTCTTGGTGAAGGTACTGTCATTTTTGAGGATTTAGAAATCTACCTGGCTTCTCTGAGAAAAATGTTGGGAATGCAGGCAAAAACGATATATCCAGGTCATGGGCCTGTAATAGAAGATCCAGAAactgtaattaattattatattaaacacAGGTTAAAACGAGAAAATGACATTTTAGGCATCCTGCAGCAAAATGCAAAAGATAATACATTATCTGAAGCAGATAttgcaaaatttttaaacatg AACGTTTCAAAACATTTGTGGGAAGCAGTAATCTACAGCATAGAGCGTCATCTTGATAAATTAGTAAAAGAAGGTAAAGTGAAAGGCGAGAAAGGAAAGTGGCAAAGTATGTAA